The following proteins come from a genomic window of Hymenobacter canadensis:
- a CDS encoding alpha-ketoacid dehydrogenase subunit alpha/beta → MPTDVSADLMATTTTLSKDDLLHDYRLGWESRQASLAGRKEVFMGKAKFGIFGDGKELPQLAMARAFRPGDWRSGYYRDQTFMLAAGELTLQQYFAQLYAHPDAEAEPATAGRAMNGHFATRILDEDGNFKNLAQSKNSSADISPTAGQMPRLVGLAYASKLYRQNPELHQYYQFSVNGNEVAFGTIGNASTSEGMFFEALNAAGVLQIPLLMSVWDDHYGISVPAEYQTTKQSISAILAGLQRDGEGEQGFEIFVVKGWDYAALVDTYQRAAEVCRTQHVPVLIHVTEVTQPQGHSTSGSHERYKSKDRLTWEEEHDCLRKMREWLLAEGHATEDELNQIEAAAKETVKVARTAAWSEFFNPIKQERDEVVVLLNKLVADTGTENGLHELVEHLEHNPTPIRADLVRTVRRALRQVRGTRSAGRRDLLSWLDQALAENADRYNSYLFSQSEEAIGNIEEVKAEFAQDAPQVDGREVLQACFDANFQRDPRIFAIGEDVGRIGDVNQAFAGLQDKFGELRVTDTGIRECTIVGQGIGAALRGLRPITEIQYLDYLLYAIQILSDDVACLQYRTKGGQKAPLIVRTRGHRLEGIWHSGSPIQMILGAIRGMHLCVPRDMTQAAGFYNTLLRSDEPAIVIECLNGYRLKERIPSNVGEFTLPLGVPEVLREGTDITVVTYGSMCRIVLDAAKQLAEVGISVEVLDVQTLLPFDLEHVITDSIRKTNRVLFADEDVPGGASAYMLQQVLDGQDAYRHLDAAPRCLAAQPHRPPYGSDGDYFSKPNAEDVFDAVYELLQEAAPKQFPAIY, encoded by the coding sequence ATGCCCACCGATGTATCTGCTGACCTGATGGCCACTACCACAACTCTGAGTAAAGACGATCTGCTGCACGACTACCGCCTGGGCTGGGAAAGCCGGCAGGCCTCGTTGGCCGGGCGCAAAGAAGTGTTCATGGGCAAGGCCAAATTTGGCATCTTCGGCGACGGCAAGGAGCTGCCGCAGCTGGCCATGGCCCGCGCCTTCCGCCCCGGCGACTGGCGCTCGGGCTACTACCGCGACCAGACCTTCATGCTGGCCGCTGGCGAGCTGACTCTGCAGCAGTACTTCGCCCAGCTCTACGCCCACCCCGACGCTGAAGCCGAGCCCGCCACCGCCGGCCGCGCCATGAACGGCCACTTCGCCACCCGCATCCTCGACGAGGATGGCAACTTCAAGAACCTCGCGCAAAGCAAGAATTCGTCGGCTGATATTTCGCCCACCGCCGGCCAGATGCCGCGCCTCGTGGGGCTGGCCTACGCCTCCAAGCTCTACCGCCAAAACCCCGAGCTGCACCAGTACTACCAGTTTTCGGTGAACGGCAACGAGGTGGCGTTTGGCACCATCGGCAACGCCAGCACCTCCGAAGGCATGTTCTTCGAGGCCCTGAATGCCGCCGGCGTGCTCCAGATTCCGCTGCTGATGAGCGTCTGGGACGACCACTACGGCATTTCGGTGCCCGCCGAGTACCAGACCACCAAGCAAAGCATTTCCGCCATCCTGGCCGGCCTGCAGCGCGACGGGGAAGGCGAGCAGGGCTTCGAGATTTTCGTGGTAAAAGGTTGGGACTACGCTGCTCTCGTCGATACCTACCAGCGCGCCGCCGAGGTGTGCCGCACCCAGCACGTGCCGGTGCTCATCCACGTAACCGAGGTGACGCAGCCGCAGGGCCACAGCACCAGCGGCTCGCATGAGCGCTACAAGAGCAAAGACCGCCTGACCTGGGAAGAAGAGCACGACTGCCTGCGCAAAATGCGCGAGTGGCTGCTGGCCGAGGGTCACGCCACCGAAGACGAGCTCAACCAGATTGAAGCCGCCGCCAAGGAAACCGTGAAAGTAGCCCGCACGGCTGCCTGGAGCGAGTTTTTCAACCCCATCAAGCAGGAGCGCGACGAAGTAGTGGTGCTGCTCAACAAGCTGGTGGCCGACACCGGCACCGAAAACGGCCTGCACGAGCTGGTAGAGCACCTGGAGCATAACCCCACGCCCATCCGGGCCGACCTGGTGCGCACCGTGCGCCGGGCCCTGCGCCAGGTGCGCGGCACTCGCAGCGCCGGCCGCCGCGACCTGCTCAGCTGGCTCGACCAGGCCCTGGCCGAAAACGCCGACCGCTACAATTCCTACCTGTTCAGCCAGAGCGAAGAAGCCATTGGCAACATAGAGGAAGTGAAGGCGGAGTTTGCCCAAGATGCTCCGCAGGTAGACGGCCGCGAGGTTCTGCAGGCCTGCTTCGACGCCAACTTCCAGCGTGACCCGCGCATTTTCGCCATCGGCGAGGACGTGGGCCGTATCGGCGACGTGAACCAGGCGTTTGCGGGCCTCCAGGACAAATTCGGCGAGCTGCGCGTGACCGATACCGGCATCCGGGAGTGCACCATTGTGGGGCAGGGCATCGGGGCGGCGCTGCGCGGCCTGCGCCCCATCACCGAAATTCAGTACCTCGATTACCTGCTCTACGCCATCCAGATTCTCTCTGATGACGTGGCCTGCCTGCAGTACCGCACTAAGGGTGGCCAGAAGGCGCCGCTTATCGTGCGCACCCGTGGCCACCGCCTCGAAGGCATCTGGCACAGCGGCTCCCCGATTCAGATGATTCTGGGTGCCATCCGCGGCATGCACCTGTGCGTTCCGCGCGACATGACCCAGGCGGCCGGCTTCTACAACACGCTGCTGCGCTCCGACGAGCCGGCCATCGTGATTGAATGCCTCAACGGCTACCGCCTGAAAGAGCGGATTCCGAGCAACGTGGGCGAGTTCACGCTGCCGCTGGGTGTGCCCGAAGTGCTGCGCGAAGGCACCGACATTACGGTGGTCACCTACGGCTCGATGTGCCGCATCGTGCTGGACGCCGCCAAGCAGCTGGCTGAAGTCGGGATTTCGGTGGAAGTGCTGGACGTGCAGACGCTGCTACCCTTCGACCTGGAGCACGTCATCACCGACAGTATCCGCAAAACCAACCGCGTGCTGTTTGCCGACGAAGACGTGCCCGGCGGCGCCTCGGCCTACATGCTCCAGCAGGTGCTCGACGGCCAGGACGCCTACCGCCACCTCGACGCGGCCCCGCGCTGCCTAGCGGCCCAGCCCCACCGCCCGCCCTACGGCTCCGACGGCGACTACTTCAGCAAGCCTAACGCCGAAGACGTGTTCGACGCCGTGTACGAGCTGCTTCAGGAGGCGGCTCCCAAGCAGTTTCCGGCCATTTATTAG
- a CDS encoding acyl transferase gives MSFRTDYLAELPHLTPETAPAAALRLFRHQAEHCLPYAAYLAALGRDPQHVSRLEDIPFLPIEFFKTQEVRTGPAEWEPQETFLSSGTTLQQRSRHLLRDPQLYRHNAAHIFRQFYGPLTEWTFLALLPSYLEQGHSSLVAMVEYFARESGQEQEAFFLHDHAALLRALAEAKAAGRRVLLFGVSYALLDLAAEYGAAPELQNITVLETGGMKGRRREMIREELHAELQQAFGPAGIHSEYGMTEMLSQAYSFGDGRFHAPPQLHVLLRDPADPFSVSATRPDGALNVIDLANIDSCAFIETKDLARMHPDGSFEVLGRLDNSDVRGCNQMAGS, from the coding sequence ATGAGTTTCCGCACCGACTACCTAGCTGAGCTGCCCCACCTGACGCCCGAAACCGCGCCGGCGGCCGCCCTGCGTCTGTTCCGGCACCAAGCCGAGCACTGCCTGCCCTACGCTGCCTACCTAGCCGCCCTCGGGCGCGACCCGCAGCACGTTTCGCGGCTCGAAGACATTCCGTTTCTGCCCATCGAGTTTTTTAAAACCCAGGAAGTCCGCACCGGGCCGGCCGAATGGGAGCCGCAGGAAACGTTTCTGAGCAGCGGCACCACCCTGCAGCAGCGCAGCCGCCACCTCCTCCGCGACCCGCAGCTCTACCGCCACAACGCCGCGCACATCTTCCGGCAGTTCTACGGCCCGCTCACGGAGTGGACGTTTCTGGCTTTGCTGCCCTCGTACCTGGAGCAGGGGCACTCGTCGTTGGTGGCGATGGTGGAGTATTTCGCCCGTGAGTCGGGGCAGGAGCAGGAGGCATTTTTCCTGCACGACCACGCCGCGCTGCTGCGGGCTTTGGCCGAGGCCAAAGCGGCCGGCCGCCGGGTGTTGCTGTTCGGGGTGAGCTACGCCCTGCTGGACCTGGCCGCCGAGTACGGGGCCGCGCCGGAGCTGCAGAATATCACGGTGCTGGAAACCGGCGGCATGAAGGGCCGCCGCCGCGAGATGATCCGGGAAGAACTGCACGCCGAGCTGCAGCAGGCTTTCGGCCCGGCCGGCATCCACTCTGAGTACGGCATGACCGAAATGCTCAGCCAGGCCTACAGCTTCGGCGACGGCCGCTTCCACGCCCCGCCCCAGCTGCACGTGCTGCTGCGCGACCCCGCCGACCCGTTCTCCGTCAGCGCAACCCGCCCCGACGGCGCCCTCAACGTCATCGACCTGGCCAACATCGACAGCTGCGCCTTCATCGAAACCAAGGACTTGGCAAGGATGCACCCCGACGGCTCGTTTGAAGTGCTGGGCCGCCTCGATAACTCCGACGTGCGCGGCTGCAATCAGATGGCCGGTAGCTAG
- a CDS encoding DUF421 domain-containing protein, producing the protein MQEFFNNLLGMQATADTITIGQTCARAVLVFLVALVLLRLSGRRTFGGNSALDMVVKFMFGALLSRVIIADAPMGVTFTAAAALVFVHRALAYAVYFSPLLRKLVKGSDSILAEGATIHQHELARASVSEQELRAGVRATANTDDLSTTKVVRLEHDGTITVVKK; encoded by the coding sequence ATGCAGGAGTTTTTCAATAACCTACTGGGTATGCAGGCCACGGCCGATACCATCACCATCGGGCAGACCTGTGCGCGGGCGGTGCTGGTGTTTCTGGTGGCGCTGGTGCTGCTGCGGCTGTCGGGGCGGCGCACCTTCGGCGGCAACAGCGCCCTCGACATGGTGGTGAAGTTCATGTTTGGCGCTTTGCTCAGCCGCGTCATCATTGCCGATGCGCCGATGGGCGTCACGTTCACGGCTGCCGCCGCGCTGGTATTTGTACACCGGGCCCTGGCGTATGCCGTCTATTTTTCGCCGCTGCTGCGCAAGCTGGTGAAGGGCTCCGACTCCATCCTGGCGGAAGGCGCCACCATTCACCAGCACGAGCTGGCCCGGGCCAGCGTGAGCGAGCAGGAGCTGCGGGCCGGCGTGCGCGCCACCGCCAACACCGACGACCTATCTACCACCAAAGTAGTCCGCCTGGAGCACGACGGCACGATTACCGTCGTGAAGAAGTAA
- a CDS encoding sigma-54-dependent transcriptional regulator yields MPRILIIDDEKAIRHTLKEILEYESYQVDQAEDGPTGLDMLIRDKYDVVLCDIKMPKMDGIEVLERARIVAPDAAFIMVSAHGNVEMAVDATKKGAYDFLQKPPDLNRLLVTVRNALDRTKLVAETKTLKKKVAKSSEMIGSSAELGAVRKAIEKVAPTDARVLITGPNGAGKEMVARQLHELSNRAGGPLIEVNCAAIPSELIESELFGHEKGSFTSAVKQRIGKFEQADGGTLFLDEIGDMSLSAQAKVLRALQESKITRVGGEKEISVNVRVLAATNKNLLQEIADRNFREDLYHRLSVILIQVPALNDRRDDVPELIEKFLKDIASDYGNKPKKIDAAALDYLKGLDWRGNIRELRNVVERLVIMSDDTISAADAKAFAGK; encoded by the coding sequence ATGCCCCGCATTCTTATAATCGACGACGAAAAGGCCATCCGCCACACGCTCAAGGAAATTCTGGAGTACGAAAGCTACCAGGTCGACCAGGCCGAGGACGGCCCGACCGGCCTCGACATGCTCATCCGCGACAAATACGACGTGGTGCTCTGCGACATCAAGATGCCCAAAATGGACGGCATCGAGGTACTGGAGCGGGCCCGCATCGTGGCGCCCGACGCGGCCTTTATTATGGTGTCAGCCCACGGCAACGTGGAAATGGCCGTGGATGCCACCAAGAAAGGCGCCTACGATTTCCTGCAGAAGCCACCAGACCTCAACCGCCTGCTCGTGACGGTGCGCAACGCCCTGGACCGCACCAAGCTGGTGGCCGAAACCAAGACGCTCAAAAAGAAAGTCGCCAAAAGCTCGGAGATGATTGGCTCCTCGGCGGAGCTGGGGGCCGTGCGCAAGGCCATCGAAAAGGTAGCCCCTACCGACGCCCGGGTGCTGATTACGGGTCCCAACGGCGCCGGCAAGGAGATGGTAGCGCGCCAGCTGCACGAGCTCAGCAACCGCGCCGGCGGCCCGCTGATTGAGGTGAACTGCGCCGCCATTCCGTCGGAGCTGATTGAATCCGAGCTGTTCGGGCACGAGAAAGGCTCGTTTACGTCGGCCGTAAAGCAGCGCATCGGCAAGTTCGAGCAGGCCGACGGCGGCACGCTTTTCTTGGACGAAATCGGCGACATGAGCCTTTCGGCCCAGGCCAAGGTGCTGCGGGCGCTGCAGGAAAGCAAGATTACGCGGGTGGGCGGCGAAAAGGAAATCAGCGTGAACGTGCGCGTGCTGGCCGCCACCAACAAAAACCTGCTGCAGGAAATTGCTGACCGCAACTTCCGCGAAGACCTCTACCACCGCCTCTCCGTCATCCTGATTCAGGTGCCAGCCCTCAACGACCGCCGCGACGATGTTCCGGAGCTAATTGAGAAGTTTCTCAAGGACATTGCGTCCGATTACGGCAACAAGCCCAAGAAGATTGACGCCGCCGCCCTCGACTACCTCAAGGGCCTCGATTGGCGCGGTAATATCCGGGAGCTGCGCAATGTGGTAGAGCGCCTCGTGATTATGAGCGACGACACCATCTCCGCTGCCGACGCCAAGGCATTTGCCGGGAAATAA
- the tnpA gene encoding IS200/IS605 family transposase: MANTYTQIHLHLVFAVRGRACLIPADRAETLYRYITGIVTNQGQKLLAINGMPDHLHLLIGLRPEKALSDLVRDTKANSAKFINEQRWLKARFAWQEGFGAFSYSASQLPDVIRYIQHQQEHHAKRTFAEEYRLLLERFGVEYNAKYVFESVMPDEPQGPGAS; this comes from the coding sequence ATGGCCAACACGTACACGCAGATTCACCTTCACCTTGTATTTGCCGTGCGGGGCCGGGCCTGCCTGATACCTGCAGACCGGGCTGAAACGCTTTACCGCTATATCACCGGCATCGTAACGAATCAGGGCCAGAAGCTACTCGCCATCAATGGTATGCCCGACCACCTGCACTTGTTGATTGGGTTGCGGCCGGAAAAGGCACTTTCGGACCTGGTTCGTGACACGAAGGCCAACTCCGCCAAGTTCATCAATGAGCAACGCTGGCTGAAAGCAAGATTTGCCTGGCAGGAAGGTTTTGGTGCGTTTTCCTACAGCGCCTCTCAGTTGCCAGATGTAATCCGGTACATTCAGCATCAGCAGGAACACCATGCAAAACGCACATTCGCTGAAGAATACCGGTTGTTGCTCGAACGATTTGGCGTGGAGTACAACGCGAAATATGTATTTGAGTCTGTAATGCCAGACGAGCCGCAAGGTCCTGGTGCCTCCTGA
- the rnhA gene encoding ribonuclease HI: MIYLFTDGSSRGNPGPGGYGAILRFGQHEKELTQGFRLTTNNRMELLAIIVGLEAINRPELPITVVTDSKYVVDSVEKKWVFGWLNKPDFGKKANEDLWRRFVKVYRQRIVHFKWVRGHNGHPENERCDQLAVRSATGGGLLIDDGYELIEARRAG, from the coding sequence ATGATTTACCTGTTTACCGACGGCTCGTCGCGCGGCAACCCGGGGCCGGGCGGCTACGGCGCCATTCTGCGCTTCGGCCAGCACGAGAAAGAGCTGACCCAGGGCTTCCGCCTCACTACCAACAACCGCATGGAGCTGCTGGCCATCATCGTGGGCCTGGAAGCCATCAACCGCCCCGAGCTGCCCATTACCGTCGTCACGGACTCTAAGTACGTGGTGGATTCGGTGGAAAAGAAGTGGGTGTTCGGCTGGCTCAACAAGCCCGATTTTGGCAAAAAGGCTAACGAGGACCTCTGGCGGCGCTTCGTGAAGGTGTACCGCCAGCGGATCGTGCACTTCAAATGGGTGCGCGGCCACAACGGCCACCCCGAAAACGAACGGTGCGACCAGCTCGCCGTGCGCAGCGCCACCGGCGGCGGCCTGCTGATTGATGACGGCTACGAATTAATTGAGGCACGGCGTGCGGGGTAG
- a CDS encoding MarC family protein: MFSLKEIFSVTLTLFAVIDILGSIPIIIQIRQREGQIHSEKATLVAGVLMVVFLFLGQSILSLFGVDFQSFALAGAVIIFLIGMEMILGIELFRHNPLAASGSIVPLAFPLIVGAGTMTTLLSLRAAYQLPNVLAGIVLNLVFVYGVLKSSAWIERKLGKAGEDILRRVFGVILLAIAIKLFKSNF, encoded by the coding sequence ATGTTCAGTCTCAAAGAAATCTTCTCCGTCACGCTCACGCTGTTTGCCGTGATTGATATTCTGGGCTCCATCCCGATTATCATCCAGATCCGGCAGCGCGAAGGCCAGATTCACTCCGAGAAGGCCACGCTGGTGGCAGGCGTGCTGATGGTGGTGTTTCTGTTTCTGGGGCAGAGCATACTGAGTTTGTTCGGGGTTGATTTCCAGAGCTTCGCGCTGGCGGGCGCTGTCATTATCTTCCTCATCGGCATGGAGATGATTCTGGGCATCGAGCTGTTCCGGCACAATCCGCTGGCGGCGTCAGGCTCCATTGTGCCGCTGGCGTTTCCGCTCATTGTAGGCGCCGGCACCATGACCACGCTGCTCTCCTTGCGGGCCGCCTACCAGCTGCCCAACGTGCTGGCCGGCATCGTGCTGAACCTGGTGTTTGTGTACGGCGTGCTGAAAAGCTCCGCCTGGATTGAGCGCAAGCTCGGCAAGGCCGGCGAAGACATCCTGCGCCGTGTGTTCGGCGTGATTCTGCTGGCCATTGCTATCAAGCTGTTTAAATCGAATTTCTGA
- a CDS encoding aminotransferase class V-fold PLP-dependent enzyme produces the protein MYTFNPGPAQVYPQVRQYLQDAFDEGWLSAPHRGERFTGLMRQTVQELKNKLNVPQDYTVFFMGSATECWEVLTQSLTPRKSFHLYSGAFGEKWYEYAKALRPACVGYPFGIDEVPDVAALPLPDTETDLVCITQNETSNATQLRDGFILNLYNRLGQALLAVDATSSMAGVQLKFIKADIWFASVQKCFGLPAGLSVMILSPRAVARLRDQNERGHYNSLVSQYEKMLNWQTTYTPNVLGIYLLSRVLHDRPALKAVHQHLQERATKLYDYFEQATQLTPLVTNPETRSTTVIGLQGPPALIDEVKRRALAQGLQLGNGYGSWKAGSLRIANFPAIPDEAFEQLVQFFAREFA, from the coding sequence ATGTATACATTCAATCCAGGCCCTGCGCAGGTGTACCCGCAGGTGCGCCAGTATCTGCAGGACGCTTTCGACGAGGGCTGGCTCTCGGCCCCGCACCGCGGCGAGCGGTTCACGGGCCTCATGCGCCAGACCGTGCAGGAGCTCAAAAACAAGCTCAACGTGCCCCAGGACTACACCGTGTTCTTCATGGGCTCGGCCACGGAGTGCTGGGAAGTGCTGACGCAGAGCCTCACGCCGCGCAAAAGCTTCCACCTCTACAGCGGCGCTTTCGGCGAGAAATGGTACGAGTACGCCAAGGCTTTGCGCCCAGCCTGCGTCGGCTATCCGTTTGGCATTGATGAGGTGCCCGACGTGGCGGCCCTGCCCCTGCCCGACACCGAAACCGACCTGGTCTGCATCACCCAGAACGAAACCAGCAACGCCACCCAGCTGCGCGACGGCTTCATTCTGAACCTCTACAACCGCCTCGGCCAAGCGCTGCTGGCCGTCGATGCCACCTCGTCGATGGCGGGCGTGCAGCTCAAGTTCATCAAGGCCGACATCTGGTTTGCGTCGGTGCAGAAGTGCTTCGGACTGCCGGCGGGCTTGTCGGTGATGATTCTGTCGCCGCGGGCCGTGGCGCGGCTGCGCGACCAGAACGAGCGGGGCCATTACAACTCGCTGGTGAGCCAGTACGAGAAGATGCTCAACTGGCAGACCACCTACACGCCCAACGTGCTGGGCATCTACCTGCTCAGCCGCGTCCTGCACGACCGGCCGGCGCTGAAGGCCGTGCATCAGCACCTGCAGGAGCGCGCCACCAAACTCTACGACTACTTCGAGCAGGCCACTCAGCTCACACCCCTCGTCACGAACCCCGAAACCCGCTCCACCACCGTCATCGGCCTGCAGGGCCCACCCGCCCTCATCGACGAGGTGAAGCGCCGCGCCCTGGCCCAGGGCCTGCAACTCGGCAACGGCTACGGCTCCTGGAAGGCCGGCAGCCTGCGCATCGCCAACTTCCCGGCCATTCCGGATGAGGCGTTCGAGCAGCTGGTGCAGTTCTTCGCCCGGGAGTTCGCCTGA
- the aroQ gene encoding type II 3-dehydroquinate dehydratase gives MQLLILNGPNLNLLGRREPGIYGTRSFEDYLPELRAAFPEVQIEYFQSNHEGELLDKLHEVGYTYHGIVLNAGGYTHTSVALADAVAAINTPVVEVHLSNLHAREEFRQRSLLGKHCIGSISGFKLESYRMAVQYFESQRPKRMGFKV, from the coding sequence ATGCAGCTTCTCATTCTCAACGGCCCCAACCTCAACCTGCTCGGCCGCCGCGAGCCGGGCATCTACGGCACCCGCTCCTTCGAAGACTACCTGCCCGAGCTGCGCGCCGCCTTCCCGGAGGTGCAAATTGAATACTTCCAGAGCAACCACGAGGGCGAGCTGCTCGACAAGCTGCACGAAGTAGGCTACACCTACCACGGCATCGTGCTCAATGCCGGCGGCTACACCCACACCAGCGTGGCCCTCGCCGACGCCGTGGCCGCCATCAACACGCCCGTGGTGGAAGTGCACCTGAGCAACCTGCACGCCCGCGAGGAATTCCGGCAGCGCAGCCTACTGGGCAAGCACTGCATCGGCAGCATCAGCGGCTTCAAGCTGGAAAGCTACCGCATGGCCGTGCAGTACTTCGAAAGCCAGCGCCCCAAGCGCATGGGGTTTAAAGTGTGA
- the xerD gene encoding site-specific tyrosine recombinase XerD, which translates to MSTWSITIRQFEGYLQLEKSLSGNSVEAYVRDVSKLRHFLEIRHLPNSPKEVTAELLREFLAYLGELGLSATSQARILSGIKAFFSFMIMEDLLTHDPTDTLEAPKTGRKLPDTLSYDEIVQLLDGIDLSTPEGTRNRAMLEVLYSSGLRVSELTGLRLSNVYADQGFVRVTGKGNKERLVPIGRDALKHLGLYLQGIRCHLDIKPGHEDFVFLNKRGSSLSRVTVFTVIKAAADKAGVRKSISPHTFRHSFATHLIEGGADLRAVQEMLGHESITTTEIYTHLDRDYLRQVITAFHPRS; encoded by the coding sequence ATGTCTACCTGGTCTATTACTATTCGGCAGTTTGAAGGCTACCTGCAGCTGGAAAAGTCGTTGTCGGGCAACTCGGTGGAGGCCTACGTGCGCGACGTAAGTAAGCTGCGCCACTTCCTGGAAATCCGGCACCTGCCCAACTCGCCCAAGGAAGTGACGGCCGAGCTGCTGCGTGAGTTTCTGGCGTACCTAGGCGAACTGGGCCTGAGCGCCACCTCGCAGGCGCGCATCCTGTCCGGCATCAAGGCCTTCTTCAGCTTCATGATCATGGAGGACCTGCTCACGCACGACCCCACCGACACGCTGGAAGCCCCTAAAACCGGCCGCAAGCTGCCCGATACGCTCAGCTACGACGAAATCGTGCAGTTGCTGGACGGCATCGACCTGAGTACGCCCGAGGGCACCCGCAACCGCGCCATGCTGGAAGTGCTGTATTCCTCGGGCCTGCGCGTGAGCGAGCTGACTGGTTTGCGCCTGTCCAACGTCTACGCCGACCAGGGCTTCGTGCGCGTAACCGGCAAGGGCAACAAGGAGCGGCTGGTGCCCATCGGGCGCGACGCGCTGAAGCACCTGGGGCTCTACCTGCAGGGCATCCGCTGCCACCTCGACATCAAGCCGGGCCACGAGGACTTTGTGTTTCTCAATAAGCGCGGCAGCAGTCTGTCGCGCGTCACTGTATTCACGGTCATCAAGGCGGCCGCCGACAAGGCCGGGGTGCGCAAGAGCATCAGCCCGCACACTTTCCGGCACTCCTTTGCCACGCACCTCATTGAGGGCGGCGCCGACCTACGGGCCGTGCAGGAAATGCTGGGCCACGAAAGCATCACGACCACCGAAATCTACACCCACCTCGACCGGGACTACCTGCGGCAGGTGATTACGGCCTTCCACCCGCGCAGCTAG
- a CDS encoding DUF6044 family protein produces the protein MFLLPYGILRAHSYVTIDDNLDAELNIPYLLVQQGVALDYRPQVVVAPLMDGLPRNALRPGLSVTVSLFALMPPWAAYLVQQALVRLLGLLALYALLRQELLPERRQRRVAAGVALAWALLPLYSMYGLSVLGQPALLLAFLAVRRGADRWWHWLLIAAFPFWTMFVFVGPFMLAALGALWLRDWWHRRQLNWLFLGGMVLLLAVYLVVEWPLFYSLLVARQFVPHRVEFDLAQLAPLGLKAGLRSTSQFFLFGQYHASRFLRVAVLLAVAAAMGLAPAGQRAARVRQLGGWLLALAALAVFSGFHPQLVAWGQHRLPILGVFNFGRLHFLAPLLWFWLLALALRHLSGRWQLAVVGLQLLIGLGMNPEWTNNLRELAGRPSPHEPNYTAYVAPVLFRQVQQAIRQQTGLEPAQYRVASLGLPPAVAQLNNFYTLDSYQNNYPLPYKHRFRPIIAGELTKNDTLRRYFDAWGNRCYLFSSELGKDFRVGAFQQRTVQDFAFGAAAFRQLGGRYVLSAARLATPARSGLRLAGEFGQPDAYWHIWLYEVE, from the coding sequence TTGTTCCTGCTTCCATACGGCATTCTGCGGGCCCACAGTTACGTTACCATCGACGATAATCTGGATGCGGAGCTGAATATTCCGTATCTGCTTGTGCAGCAAGGCGTGGCGCTGGACTACCGGCCGCAGGTCGTGGTGGCGCCCCTGATGGACGGGCTGCCCCGCAACGCCCTGCGCCCGGGTCTGAGCGTGACGGTAAGCCTGTTTGCCCTGATGCCGCCGTGGGCCGCCTACTTGGTGCAGCAGGCACTGGTGCGGCTGCTGGGGCTGCTGGCCCTGTATGCGCTGCTGCGGCAGGAACTGCTGCCCGAGCGGCGGCAGCGGCGGGTGGCGGCCGGCGTGGCGCTGGCCTGGGCGCTGCTGCCGCTCTATTCTATGTATGGGCTGTCGGTGCTGGGGCAGCCGGCGCTGCTGCTGGCGTTTCTGGCCGTGCGGCGCGGGGCGGACCGGTGGTGGCACTGGCTGCTGATTGCCGCCTTCCCGTTCTGGACTATGTTCGTGTTTGTAGGGCCGTTTATGCTGGCGGCGCTGGGTGCCCTCTGGCTGCGTGATTGGTGGCATCGGCGGCAGCTCAACTGGCTGTTCCTGGGCGGAATGGTGCTGCTGCTGGCCGTGTATCTGGTGGTGGAGTGGCCGCTGTTCTACTCGCTGCTGGTGGCCCGGCAGTTTGTGCCGCACCGCGTGGAGTTCGACCTGGCCCAACTCGCGCCGCTGGGCCTGAAAGCTGGTTTGCGCAGCACCAGCCAGTTTTTTCTGTTTGGGCAGTACCACGCCAGCCGGTTTCTGCGAGTAGCGGTGCTGCTGGCCGTGGCGGCCGCCATGGGGCTGGCGCCAGCTGGGCAGCGGGCGGCGCGGGTGCGGCAGCTGGGCGGCTGGCTGCTGGCACTGGCGGCGCTGGCCGTGTTCAGCGGCTTCCATCCGCAGCTGGTGGCTTGGGGCCAGCATCGGCTGCCGATTCTGGGCGTGTTCAACTTCGGGAGGCTGCATTTTCTGGCGCCGCTGCTGTGGTTCTGGCTGCTGGCGCTGGCGTTGCGCCACCTCAGCGGCCGCTGGCAGCTAGCCGTGGTAGGGCTGCAGCTGCTGATTGGGTTAGGCATGAACCCGGAGTGGACCAACAACCTGCGCGAGTTGGCGGGCCGGCCCAGTCCGCACGAGCCCAACTACACCGCCTACGTGGCGCCGGTGCTGTTCAGGCAGGTGCAGCAGGCCATCCGGCAGCAAACCGGCCTGGAGCCCGCGCAGTACCGCGTGGCCAGCCTGGGTCTGCCTCCGGCCGTGGCCCAGCTCAACAACTTCTACACCCTCGACTCCTATCAGAACAACTACCCGCTGCCCTACAAGCACCGCTTCCGCCCGATAATAGCCGGGGAGCTGACCAAAAACGATACCCTGCGCCGCTACTTCGACGCCTGGGGCAACCGCTGCTACCTGTTTTCGAGCGAGCTGGGCAAGGATTTTCGGGTGGGCGCGTTTCAGCAGCGCACGGTGCAGGATTTCGCCTTTGGTGCGGCGGCTTTCCGGCAGCTAGGCGGGCGTTACGTGCTATCGGCGGCACGGCTGGCTACCCCGGCCCGTAGTGGGCTGCGGCTGGCCGGTGAGTTCGGTCAGCCCGACGCCTACTGGCATATCTGGCTGTATGAGGTGGAGTAG